TCCAACTAAACaataaattcttttagctaCCATATTTATTACACATTACTTCACGTCAAATCAGTTAAATAATCATAAATGGCTTCACCTAACCACACCATAATTATTAAACCGAACCATTTTTACTCAAGTTTATATTGCATACCATACTACTCCACTCAATCAATTTTATATTGCACACCATACTACTTCTCCACTTGAATTAGTATTCTATTCTTTCACGTTCttattcttttcattctttcaacATCTACTCATTGTTGTTGTTCATCTAAGTTGCTTACAAaagtattatttaattatcattcTTTGATCTCATTTATTACacatgtttcatattttttatgtatCCATTACATACAAATCCTTTCTTTCACCATGATCTAATTTATTTCACTTCTCAGATGCCAACAATACAACTTTCACTTGAAAGTCTCCTCAAGTTTGTTATGAATGAACTCAACTTGCCGCCTCCAATTATACATTTTGATGCTCGTGTTCAAGGGAATTTTATTTGTCGTGTTTATTACTTACACAAAGATAATCGTGGTGATGAGCATTTTATGGATCTTACCAGGACAAGCTCAATAAGTGACACAGATGCAAGAAATCGAGCATGCTTCAAAGTCTTAAAATCACTACAATCCTCCCATGGTATTGAAATACTTGATTTCAACCATGCCAAGCTTATGGCGGTAAGGCAAACCCATCAACAACTATCCATGGATTACATGACGATAATTGGGGGACCATATCAAAGCCTATTGAGTGACTATCACTTTTTGAAACAACAGTTTACGAAAGCAGTTAAATTCATAACAAGGTTGGAGTTCTTGTCTGAAagaataaacaatttattaaaCTAGAATTTTATTATTCGGTCATGTTATCCTACCTTAATTTACATATGTAAtaacttctttttttaatataatatatatatatatatatatatatatatatatatatatatattgtttctttTTCACTCctctaatattaaaaaatttaaatgccCGAAGCAAAGCGAGGGTTTTATCCctagtatgtatatatatatataatcaaaagtAAATTTTCGATCCATATAGAATCTTCCAAAAAAATATGTGtgattttctggaatttttataaaattttcgtaaaatctagacttttaataacattttttattaatttagaatgattttagaatattataaaaaaataaaaaataattagaatGTCTATctaaaaattacacaaaatacataaaaaagaattagaaaaattacaaagaggggtAAGAATGGAGAAAAAACGGCCATTggacgcgtaatgcaccgggccgcccttttatattaataattaaatttgaaagtataattaatatattaattttttaatgaaataaCTATTGTGGAAGTTTTCGATCCAATCATCTGAAAGAAAATGAATATTGAAAATTCTGGACTCTAATGGGCCGGGATTCAATGAGGATGAGTATTACCCATTTGACAAGCCTGTAAAAAGATGAGGTTAGGTTAGTAATGTTGGGTAAACGATGAGGCGGGAGCCGAGTTATAACTTATATTTAACCTAACCAATTCCTCTGCCTCAGAGGGTTCTGCACATACATTACATagagtagagagagaaaggatttTCGTCTTCTTCATTAATCACTTCGACGATCAACCATGGCAGACGACGACTACAATGATATGGACATGGGGTTAGATCTTTCTCCCTCTTCCCTCTCCACCCCACACACACTACTTCCCAAAACGACCTAGGGTTTCTTTTAGTTTTCCCTCTCACTCAATTAATTTCACAGAACTAGGCTAGATTAATTTGATTTCGTTCGCAGTTTATATCGAAGTAATCACAATCAGAAGTTGAAAGGATACGAAATATTCTTACTTTTTTGGAACCAATTTGTTAGGTTTTCTAGACTttatttgtttctcttttgcgGAATCATCTATGGTCGTGGAGGTTGCCTTGTTCTAATTTCAAAATGAGAACTCTGGAGAAAACTACTACTTATTCGCTTAGGCTTTGCTAAATGTTCAGAATGGAGAATGCTAAGTTGCAGGACATCAATTTtctgttttattattaattttcccCACAGTAAAGACAATTGGGTGTTTTCTCTAATGTATAGTGGACAAGATGCTATTAAATGTTATGTTGGATTGCAACCTGGTTGCCAGAATTTTGTTGTAGCCAAGTGATAGAGAGCATACAGTAGTTTGAGATTTTGAATATAATTAGATGTATACATACTTGGTATATTTGTGTTTCCATCTAAGCATTATTGAGGATGAGTGTTGTTTTAAGATGCTTTCAGTTTTGTTTTAAGATGCTTTCAGTTTTGTATTTACATATATATGTTTTCTCATTTATCTGGTGTACAATGATGTTGACAACTGAGGGCCCTTGAATTGTTATTTCAGATATGAGGATGAGCCAGCAGAGCCTGAGATTGAGGTAAGAAATCATTACTTATATCTGATTTTTATAATGTAACCAAAAGTTCCCATGTTATCTTAATATATGTGGAATGATTGGACAGGAAGGAGCAGATGAGGAGGTTGAGAACAATAACAATGAAGATGTGCCTGGGGACCCCATTGAAACCGAGGATAGAGAAGAACAGGAAGCAGTAGAACGACCTCGTAAAACGTCTAAATATATGACAAAATATGAGCGTGCCAGAATATTGGGCACTCGTGCCCTGCAAATCAGGTCTTCTTCAATATACAGTTTCAAAATTATTTTCATTTCAAATTAGATTGATAATTAGAATTGATGGCATTATAAATTTCATCTTTGACTTTGCAGCATGAATGCTCCTGTAATGGTTGAGTTGGAAGGAGAAACAGACCCGCTTGAGGTAAGATTTTATGGATACATGTGAACACTATGGTTGTATGAATGGACAATTGCTTGCTTACTTGTGAAACATGACGTGGGTTACTAATTGTTTTGCTGAAAATTAACTGTAATTGCAACATTTTTAATGTCTTGTTTCATCTCATCTTCCTTTCCTATTCATGCCCTGCACACTTGATAATTTATCTTTGTTTCATGgcaccaattgaactaaaagcttaaactgatagttaaaggtccaattcatattaatatctgacacacccCGTGAATACCCACTTGGCTTGAAGCATACACCATACAGACCATATTACCAGGTCCCTcaatttaatcaacaaatgagGTTGCCATGAATCGGACCCTTGATCGCTTGGTCAAAGAGGTTCTGATACCATgccatggaaccaattgaactaaaagtttaaactGATAGATAAAGGCGCAATTCATATTTTGTTGCTAAAATCACATGGTATCCTAATAAACTAGAATAAGAGTTTCtgagaaaaacaaaattttatcTAACATAACAAACAAAAATTAGTCTTGCCTTCAGATTCAGATGGCAAGACGCTTCCTTTAAAATCAGTTTCGATGGATGTGTTCCTATTAATGATGGTGCACTTTATGCAA
The DNA window shown above is from Euphorbia lathyris chromosome 1, ddEupLath1.1, whole genome shotgun sequence and carries:
- the LOC136225923 gene encoding DNA-directed RNA polymerases II, IV and V subunit 6A-like is translated as MADDDYNDMDMGYEDEPAEPEIEEGADEEVENNNNEDVPGDPIETEDREEQEAVERPRKTSKYMTKYERARILGTRALQISMNAPVMVELEGETDPLEIAMKELRERKIPFTIRRYLPDGSYEDWGVDELIVEDSWKRQVGGN